The Paenibacillus sp. FSL R7-0204 genome includes a region encoding these proteins:
- a CDS encoding response regulator has translation MYKLILAEDEEDVREGIIAQIDWEQYGFEVVEQAENGREAADAIDRLLPDVVVTDIQMPFMNGLQLAEWIRSRHPNTKIIILTGYDEFEYAQKAIKLQIDEYILKPFSSQELIDVLLKVRDTIETEIAEKENVFVLSEHYRKSLPVLREQFLSTLVSRRLRSAEIAEKSTEYGIPLTGELFQSSVISIDYIRPDRSPGLQEGRPVSLRDTGDRNLQLYAVLNIAEEICQKHGFGKVFIHRDDVVLLSVSQSPEESDITARTFAILEEICQNVQRFLKLTVTAGAGTVCKAPSMLFHSFGDALQALDYRLILGNNRVIWIEDVESRSSRMLDYDELTQQSLIRTIKLGTVQELREVVDELFRGLDTEQVSAQDYQIFLLEIITSILRVAKESGSGTNDFIGPGLTSLSDMNKFNNLEEARQWIITVCTRLMDSIASGRQSSYKQLIDQAKEYIRSHYEESDMSIGRVCQHLHISTGYFSSIFKKEMKMTFVSYLLQIRLEAAKELLRSTELKAFEIAERIGFADPNYFSFCFRKKYGHSPKEYKNSARGE, from the coding sequence ATGTACAAACTAATACTCGCCGAAGACGAGGAAGATGTAAGAGAAGGCATTATCGCCCAGATTGACTGGGAGCAGTACGGCTTCGAGGTCGTTGAGCAGGCCGAGAACGGGCGGGAGGCGGCGGATGCGATCGACCGGCTGCTGCCGGATGTGGTGGTTACCGATATCCAGATGCCTTTTATGAATGGCCTGCAGCTCGCAGAATGGATACGCAGCCGCCATCCGAATACGAAGATTATCATTCTGACCGGCTATGATGAATTCGAATACGCTCAGAAGGCGATCAAGCTGCAGATTGATGAATATATCCTGAAGCCTTTCTCGTCCCAGGAGCTGATTGATGTTCTGCTTAAGGTTCGCGACACGATTGAGACCGAGATCGCCGAGAAGGAAAATGTGTTCGTGCTGAGCGAGCATTACCGCAAGAGCCTGCCGGTTCTGCGCGAGCAGTTCCTCTCCACCCTGGTGTCCCGCCGCCTGCGCTCCGCAGAGATCGCTGAGAAAAGCACAGAGTATGGCATCCCCCTCACCGGTGAATTGTTTCAATCCTCGGTGATCAGCATCGATTATATCCGTCCGGACCGTTCGCCCGGGCTTCAGGAAGGGCGGCCCGTGTCCCTGCGGGATACCGGGGACCGTAATCTCCAGCTCTATGCTGTGCTGAACATCGCGGAGGAGATCTGCCAAAAGCATGGCTTCGGCAAGGTGTTCATCCACCGGGATGATGTTGTGCTGCTCTCAGTCAGCCAGAGCCCGGAGGAGAGTGACATCACCGCCAGAACCTTCGCCATTCTCGAAGAGATCTGCCAGAATGTGCAGCGCTTCCTGAAGCTGACGGTAACCGCGGGGGCCGGAACCGTCTGCAAGGCACCTTCCATGCTGTTCCATTCTTTCGGGGATGCGCTGCAAGCGCTTGATTACCGGCTGATCCTCGGCAACAACCGGGTCATCTGGATTGAGGATGTGGAGTCCCGCTCCAGCCGGATGCTGGACTATGATGAGTTGACTCAGCAATCGCTGATCCGCACGATCAAGCTGGGCACCGTCCAGGAGCTGCGCGAGGTCGTGGACGAGCTGTTCCGGGGACTGGATACGGAGCAGGTCTCGGCGCAGGATTATCAGATCTTCCTGCTGGAGATCATCACCTCCATTCTGCGGGTAGCCAAGGAATCCGGGAGCGGGACGAATGATTTTATCGGACCCGGCCTGACCTCGCTAAGCGATATGAACAAATTCAACAACCTGGAAGAAGCCCGGCAGTGGATTATTACCGTATGTACCCGGCTGATGGATTCCATTGCATCGGGGCGCCAGTCGAGCTACAAGCAGCTCATCGACCAGGCTAAGGAATATATCCGTAGCCACTATGAAGAATCCGATATGTCTATTGGCAGGGTATGCCAGCATCTGCATATCAGCACAGGCTATTTCAGCAGCATTTTCAAAAAAGAAATGAAGATGACCTTCGTCAGCTATCTGCTGCAAATCCGGCTGGAGGCCGCGAAGGAGCTGCTTCGTTCCACCGAGCTGAAGGCGTTCGAGATCGCCGAGCGGATCGGTTTTGCCGACCCGAACTATTTCAGCTTCTGCTTCCGCAAGAAATATGGACATTCCCCCAAAGAGTATAAGAACAGCGCGCGGGGAGAATAG
- a CDS encoding substrate-binding domain-containing protein, which produces MKSLRVWLTVLLCGVLWISVSSCSGASPDYISTSKTRNIHLIVKMNKGDYWNTLKLGAEAAAKEFNVNLTFKAPDSESDIEEQVVMVEESIKEKADVIILAASSYMGLAQVVDQAAYSRIPVISVDAEVGSAKVRTYVGSNGYEAGQKSAERLIELLGGFGEIGIINFTNSSLTPDSGKSGSIDYGARDADEREKGFLNYAARFPNVKVVQIAYTSSSTSDAESLTREMLNKYPQLRGIATLNEIASQGAARVIQGLKRDSVKMIAFDSSPSMMESLQDGTVQATVIQNPFSNGYLAVKYAVEALEGMDIPERVDTGTKLIDLENMLWPENQKLLFPFVR; this is translated from the coding sequence GTGAAAAGCCTGCGTGTATGGCTCACCGTGCTGCTGTGCGGAGTGCTGTGGATCTCTGTGTCCTCTTGCTCGGGTGCCTCGCCAGACTATATCAGCACCAGCAAGACACGGAATATCCATCTGATTGTCAAGATGAACAAAGGGGATTACTGGAACACCCTGAAGCTCGGAGCAGAGGCTGCGGCGAAGGAATTCAATGTCAATCTGACGTTCAAGGCGCCGGATTCGGAGAGTGATATTGAGGAGCAGGTCGTCATGGTGGAGGAGTCCATTAAGGAGAAGGCGGATGTGATTATACTCGCGGCCAGCAGTTATATGGGACTGGCGCAGGTGGTGGACCAGGCGGCGTATTCCAGAATTCCGGTGATCTCAGTCGATGCGGAGGTCGGCTCGGCCAAGGTTCGGACTTACGTGGGATCGAACGGGTACGAGGCTGGACAGAAGTCCGCCGAGCGGCTGATTGAGCTACTGGGGGGCTTTGGCGAGATCGGGATCATTAACTTCACCAATTCGTCGCTTACCCCGGACTCCGGCAAGAGTGGCAGCATCGACTACGGTGCGCGGGATGCAGATGAGCGGGAAAAGGGTTTTTTGAATTATGCCGCCCGCTTCCCTAACGTTAAGGTCGTACAGATCGCCTACACCTCCTCCAGCACCTCTGACGCTGAAAGTCTGACCCGTGAGATGCTGAACAAGTACCCCCAGCTGCGTGGCATTGCCACTCTGAATGAAATTGCTTCACAGGGCGCGGCCAGAGTGATTCAGGGCCTGAAGAGGGATAGTGTGAAGATGATTGCTTTTGACAGCTCGCCCTCCATGATGGAATCGCTTCAGGATGGCACTGTGCAGGCGACCGTAATCCAGAATCCGTTCAGCAACGGGTATCTGGCAGTGAAATATGCTGTGGAGGCACTCGAAGGTATGGATATTCCCGAACGTGTGGACACGGGCACCAAGCTCATCGATCTGGAGAATATGCTGTGGCCGGAGAATCAGAAGCTGCTGTTCCCGTTTGTCCGGTAG
- a CDS encoding sensor histidine kinase, which translates to MNKPKGYFFPLRPGPGKSGRLRLSSKLRSIQLIITLTFMAVTAAVAVIVSVMLYGKFANTAEENANLNMQQIIEQVNYNLELYVKGMGSIFATAEKQITSTPSIDSPLLYERMDTLMSSREDLVSVAVFTPQGQYVVGTPGQTMRMNTGLESQSWFTTAKRTSEISYSAPHIQNLFKGRYTWVVSISKLIQYRENGELRTGVLLLDFNFRTIDELSKQVKLGKRGYAYILDPLGNIVYHPQQQLIYAGLKYENVEPVLEYAYRSYLDESTGEKRFITVRTLAQTGWKIVGVAYYDEIVTTKRDLNQFLAWFLGVVLVCVIAVSVFLSWLIASPIRKLERTVKQVAEGDLNTPINVSGAYEVEQLSRRFNMMLQRIRQLMEQIIYEQETKRKGELEVLQSQINPHFLYNTLNSVIRLAERGKTDEVVTMIQSLSRFFRISLSKGKNIITIQEELDHIRHYLVIQSFRFKNKFRYEITAQEEVLQYQTIKLILQPIVENALYHGIEMLPDEGLISITAGLQDGLIIIKVSDNGLGMSKDTVNGILSGSVKSTSGSGVGVRNVHERIGLYYGREYGLAFESELEEGTVVTIVFPARPAGEAMDEQKEETNL; encoded by the coding sequence ATGAACAAGCCGAAGGGTTATTTCTTCCCGCTGCGGCCGGGGCCTGGCAAGAGCGGCAGGCTGCGCCTGTCCTCGAAGCTGCGGAGCATTCAGCTGATTATCACGCTGACCTTCATGGCGGTGACTGCGGCGGTAGCGGTGATCGTCAGTGTGATGCTGTACGGCAAGTTCGCCAACACGGCGGAGGAGAATGCCAATCTCAACATGCAGCAGATCATCGAACAGGTGAACTATAACCTGGAGCTGTATGTGAAGGGGATGGGCAGTATTTTTGCGACCGCCGAGAAGCAGATTACCTCTACGCCCTCCATCGATTCCCCGCTGCTCTATGAACGGATGGATACACTGATGAGCAGCCGCGAGGATCTGGTGTCTGTGGCTGTTTTTACCCCGCAGGGGCAGTATGTCGTAGGAACGCCGGGGCAGACGATGCGGATGAACACGGGGCTGGAGAGCCAGAGCTGGTTCACCACAGCTAAGCGCACCTCGGAGATCTCCTATTCCGCCCCGCATATCCAGAATCTGTTCAAGGGCAGATATACCTGGGTGGTCTCCATTTCCAAGCTGATTCAATATAGGGAGAACGGGGAGCTGAGAACCGGTGTGCTGCTGCTGGACTTCAATTTCAGAACGATTGACGAACTCAGCAAGCAGGTCAAGCTGGGCAAAAGAGGTTACGCCTACATCCTCGATCCGCTCGGCAATATCGTCTACCACCCGCAGCAGCAGCTCATCTACGCCGGGCTGAAGTATGAGAATGTGGAGCCGGTGCTGGAATACGCCTACCGCAGCTATCTGGACGAATCAACCGGGGAGAAGCGGTTTATTACCGTACGCACGCTGGCGCAGACTGGCTGGAAGATTGTCGGGGTAGCCTATTACGATGAGATTGTCACCACCAAGCGGGATCTCAATCAGTTCCTGGCGTGGTTTCTTGGTGTTGTTCTCGTCTGTGTTATTGCGGTGTCGGTCTTCCTGTCCTGGCTGATAGCCAGCCCGATCCGCAAGCTGGAGCGTACCGTGAAGCAGGTGGCGGAGGGGGATCTGAATACGCCGATTAATGTCAGCGGAGCCTATGAGGTAGAGCAGCTGTCGAGGCGCTTCAACATGATGCTCCAGCGTATCCGCCAGCTGATGGAGCAGATCATTTATGAGCAGGAGACGAAGCGGAAGGGCGAGCTTGAGGTGCTGCAATCGCAGATCAACCCGCACTTTCTGTACAATACGCTAAATTCGGTCATCCGGCTGGCAGAACGCGGCAAAACGGATGAAGTCGTCACCATGATCCAGTCGCTCTCGAGATTTTTCCGCATCAGCCTCAGCAAAGGCAAGAATATTATCACCATCCAGGAAGAGCTGGACCATATCCGCCATTACCTGGTGATTCAGAGCTTCCGCTTCAAGAATAAATTCCGTTATGAGATCACGGCGCAGGAGGAAGTCCTGCAGTACCAGACAATCAAGCTGATTCTGCAGCCTATCGTGGAGAACGCGCTCTATCACGGAATCGAAATGCTGCCGGATGAGGGGCTGATCTCGATCACCGCCGGGCTTCAGGACGGGTTAATCATCATTAAGGTCAGCGACAACGGCCTCGGGATGTCCAAGGATACGGTCAACGGCATTCTAAGCGGAAGCGTCAAAAGCACCAGCGGATCAGGGGTCGGCGTCCGAAATGTGCACGAACGGATCGGCCTGTATTACGGGCGGGAGTACGGGCTTGCTTTTGAGAGTGAGCTGGAAGAGGGGACGGTTGTTACGATTGTGTTCCCGGCCCGCCCGGCGGGAGAGGCTATGGATGAGCAGAAGGAGGAGACGAACCTGTGA
- a CDS encoding dynamin family protein: MAAAASLGAAPAWAAGTATPAGGRRRLTQAAAALHAAAGVLRSEPAMASAARSLAARAEDLAGGRFTMALFGAFSAGKSSFANALLGEEVLPVSPHPATAAVGRILAPEGGFAHGTAAITMKRAEEVWEDILHSFSVLQLAPPQHESWTAAVARLQTGGLHPSALPHAGFLRAAAAGWEESRPLLGTERTVSLAEYRSLVADEKHACFVQSTDLYYDSPLTRSGIVLVDTPGADSLHARHTGVTFGYMKNADAICFVTYYNHAFSKADRSLLAQLGRIKDSFALDKMFFIINASDLAADEAELEEVKQHVAQNLRAGGLTSPRIYSVSSLLALEGKSSGASEAYEASGFGSFEAALSEFAGEELPGLSLAAAKDSLSSVRGRAEEWQRLALMEADQQEEGMKQFRQRREAANLRLAVLAQEDRPLRDLRREGAELLYHVRQRIAFSFGRSFQESFHPSILREDGGNLKDIFIACGRELERSILRELEQELWATTLRLESAGRRFVTQAATAAAAELSIPDQELQLLDDPDERWPAPAKLDCVLAPLDWAGLWSRFKSPRHFFEGPGRAEIRAAAEPWFKEAVAAAAQGQEDSLLTFYTDAAAAALSQAADQLREGLSEQEAAMSALLKGGDGAQHWGRIAEELRLQEQAFAVV, from the coding sequence GTGGCAGCGGCGGCAAGCCTGGGCGCCGCCCCGGCCTGGGCGGCGGGTACGGCAACGCCGGCGGGCGGGCGCCGCCGGCTGACGCAGGCCGCAGCAGCGCTGCACGCGGCGGCCGGGGTGCTGCGGAGCGAGCCGGCCATGGCCTCGGCTGCGCGCAGCCTGGCGGCGCGGGCGGAGGATCTCGCCGGCGGCCGCTTCACGATGGCGCTGTTCGGGGCGTTCAGCGCCGGCAAATCCTCCTTCGCCAACGCTCTGCTGGGCGAAGAGGTGCTGCCCGTGTCGCCGCATCCGGCAACGGCGGCCGTCGGGCGGATTCTGGCGCCGGAGGGCGGCTTCGCCCACGGGACGGCGGCCATCACCATGAAGCGGGCGGAGGAGGTCTGGGAGGACATCCTCCATTCCTTCAGCGTGCTGCAGCTGGCGCCGCCGCAGCACGAGTCGTGGACCGCAGCCGTGGCCCGGCTGCAGACCGGCGGGCTCCATCCGTCCGCGCTGCCGCATGCCGGCTTCCTGCGGGCAGCTGCCGCCGGATGGGAGGAATCCCGTCCGCTGCTCGGAACAGAGCGGACGGTCAGTCTGGCGGAATACCGCAGCCTGGTCGCAGACGAGAAGCACGCTTGCTTTGTGCAGAGTACGGATCTGTATTATGACAGCCCGCTGACACGGAGCGGCATTGTATTAGTAGACACCCCAGGTGCGGATTCCTTGCATGCCCGGCACACCGGTGTAACCTTCGGTTACATGAAGAATGCCGATGCTATCTGCTTCGTGACCTACTATAACCACGCCTTTTCCAAGGCTGACCGCAGCCTGCTTGCCCAGCTTGGTAGAATCAAGGACAGCTTCGCGCTCGACAAAATGTTCTTCATCATCAACGCCTCAGACCTCGCTGCAGACGAGGCCGAGCTTGAAGAGGTGAAGCAGCATGTGGCGCAGAATTTGCGGGCCGGAGGCCTGACCTCGCCGCGGATCTACAGCGTGTCCAGCCTGCTGGCGCTTGAGGGCAAATCAAGCGGAGCCAGCGAGGCTTATGAGGCCTCCGGCTTCGGCAGCTTTGAAGCGGCACTCTCCGAATTCGCCGGAGAGGAGCTGCCGGGATTGTCCCTGGCAGCGGCCAAGGACAGCCTAAGCTCGGTGCGTGGGCGCGCCGAAGAATGGCAACGGCTGGCGCTGATGGAGGCAGACCAGCAGGAGGAGGGAATGAAGCAGTTCCGGCAGCGCCGCGAAGCGGCTAATCTGCGGCTGGCCGTACTCGCGCAGGAAGACCGGCCGCTCCGGGACCTGCGCCGTGAAGGTGCGGAGCTGCTCTATCATGTCCGGCAGCGGATTGCTTTTTCCTTCGGGCGTTCCTTCCAGGAGTCCTTCCATCCTTCCATTCTCCGGGAAGACGGAGGTAACCTGAAGGACATCTTCATCGCCTGCGGGCGGGAGCTGGAGCGCAGTATTCTGCGTGAACTGGAGCAGGAGCTGTGGGCAACAACCCTGCGGCTGGAGTCGGCAGGACGCAGATTCGTGACCCAGGCGGCTACAGCGGCTGCAGCCGAGCTGTCCATCCCGGATCAGGAGCTTCAGCTGCTGGATGATCCGGATGAGCGCTGGCCGGCACCGGCGAAGCTGGACTGTGTACTGGCTCCGCTGGACTGGGCCGGACTGTGGAGCCGCTTCAAATCTCCGCGCCACTTTTTCGAGGGACCGGGCCGGGCAGAGATTCGCGCAGCTGCTGAGCCGTGGTTCAAAGAAGCAGTAGCTGCGGCGGCGCAAGGACAGGAGGACTCTCTGCTGACATTCTATACCGATGCGGCGGCAGCCGCCTTATCCCAGGCCGCAGACCAGCTGCGTGAAGGCCTGTCCGAACAGGAGGCAGCCATGTCGGCGCTGCTGAAAGGGGGTGATGGTGCGCAGCATTGGGGCCGGATCGCCGAAGAATTACGGCTTCAGGAGCAGGCTTTCGCCGTTGTGTAG
- a CDS encoding dynamin family protein → MGAERERVKQVTAGSSALRLLEERLKQWGEQKSAQIVADLKVKEQADELTLAFCGHFSAGKSSMINKLCGKAVLPAGPVPTSANIVSIRSGAPQVLLHPVDGSTGGNSGVIQTTPDRLQDYCRQGTEYSAIEVWEDVPVLGNHGVLMDTPGVDSTDEGHQAATRSALHLADAVFYVMDYNHVQSENNLAFAKSLSDWGKPLYLIINQIDKHREQEIPLEEYRQQVESAFRGWGIHSAGLLFTSLKVEGHPLNQWKDLLALISGLLEQRQELLEYSLSRSMHHTADAVLADYREQQQEERAALLEEAGGAAAEDVEAELLATMQEESSLDALPEEARLELRSRLDALLGNTNLMPADLRDAAGAYIESLQPGFRRGLLFTAAKREKEQGARLLHWHSLQQREITAQLEWHTLQLVREWAEGLELWQEEAEPLLKQAFPAVSQQWLADQVKPGTGASGEALLNFCRTLAAEIKAQFRRAVLAFGEPLLAALPPLVEERRAELTRRRAALQRQAHALAALASLDRAAAARADALTALLPPRRTLTPGALPGVPPLAAGALSAASPNCRRAWQRRQAWAPPRPGRRVRQRRRAGAAG, encoded by the coding sequence GTGGGAGCAGAACGGGAAAGAGTGAAGCAGGTTACAGCGGGGTCATCAGCGCTTAGGCTGCTGGAGGAGCGGCTGAAGCAATGGGGAGAACAGAAGAGTGCGCAGATCGTAGCGGATCTAAAGGTCAAGGAGCAGGCAGATGAGCTGACGCTGGCGTTCTGCGGACATTTCTCGGCGGGGAAGTCGAGCATGATTAACAAGCTCTGCGGTAAGGCTGTGCTGCCTGCGGGTCCGGTTCCAACCAGCGCCAATATTGTATCGATCCGCAGCGGAGCACCGCAGGTACTGCTTCATCCGGTGGACGGAAGCACGGGAGGGAATTCTGGGGTGATCCAGACTACGCCTGACCGGCTTCAGGATTACTGCCGCCAGGGGACTGAATATTCGGCGATTGAGGTGTGGGAGGATGTCCCGGTGCTTGGGAATCACGGGGTACTGATGGATACGCCCGGCGTAGATTCGACAGATGAGGGGCATCAGGCGGCGACCCGCTCGGCGCTGCATCTGGCAGATGCCGTGTTTTATGTGATGGATTACAATCATGTGCAGTCGGAGAATAATCTGGCGTTTGCCAAAAGCCTTAGCGACTGGGGCAAGCCGCTCTACCTGATCATCAATCAGATCGACAAGCACAGGGAGCAGGAAATCCCGCTGGAGGAATACCGGCAGCAAGTGGAAAGCGCTTTCCGGGGATGGGGGATTCATTCTGCGGGGCTGTTGTTCACTTCGCTTAAGGTGGAGGGACATCCGCTGAATCAGTGGAAGGATCTGCTGGCGTTGATCTCCGGTCTACTGGAGCAGCGGCAGGAGCTGCTCGAATACAGCTTGTCCCGCTCTATGCATCATACGGCGGATGCTGTCCTGGCGGATTATCGTGAGCAGCAGCAGGAGGAGAGGGCTGCGCTGCTGGAAGAGGCAGGCGGTGCAGCGGCTGAAGATGTGGAAGCAGAGCTGCTGGCAACTATGCAGGAGGAATCGTCACTGGATGCGCTGCCTGAAGAGGCGCGGCTTGAGCTGCGCAGCAGGCTGGATGCCTTGCTCGGCAACACGAATCTGATGCCGGCCGATCTGAGGGATGCGGCAGGAGCGTACATTGAGAGCCTCCAGCCCGGCTTCCGGCGCGGCCTGCTCTTCACCGCTGCGAAGCGGGAGAAGGAGCAGGGAGCGCGGCTGCTGCACTGGCACAGCCTTCAGCAGAGAGAGATCACTGCCCAGTTGGAGTGGCACACTCTCCAGCTCGTGCGCGAATGGGCTGAAGGCCTGGAGCTGTGGCAGGAGGAGGCGGAGCCGCTGCTGAAGCAGGCTTTCCCGGCGGTGAGCCAGCAGTGGCTGGCAGATCAGGTGAAGCCGGGAACCGGGGCTTCGGGCGAGGCGCTGCTTAATTTCTGCCGCACGCTTGCGGCTGAGATTAAGGCGCAGTTCCGCCGCGCGGTCCTGGCCTTCGGCGAGCCGCTGCTGGCTGCGCTGCCGCCGCTGGTGGAGGAGCGGCGCGCGGAGCTCACGCGCCGCCGGGCGGCCCTGCAGCGGCAGGCGCATGCGCTCGCCGCGCTGGCCTCCCTGGACCGCGCGGCTGCCGCCCGCGCGGACGCCCTTACGGCGCTGCTGCCGCCGCGCCGCACCCTCACCCCCGGCGCGCTGCCGGGGGTGCCGCCCCTGGCGGCTGGCGCGCTCAGCGCCGCCAGCCCGAATTGCCGCCGCGCGTGGCAGCGGCGGCAAGCCTGGGCGCCGCCCCGGCCTGGGCGGCGGGTACGGCAACGCCGGCGGGCGGGCGCCGCCGGCTGA
- the purT gene encoding formate-dependent phosphoribosylglycinamide formyltransferase: MWGAPLSARSKKLLLLGSGELGKEVIIEAQRLGVETVAVDRYEAAPAMGVAHRSYVLDMLDAEALKQLIRTEKPDLIVPEIEAIATGALVELEEEGFLVVPTARAARLTMDREGIRRLAAEELGLPTAAYRFADSLDELRQAVSELGTPCVIKPIMSSSGKGQSVCRTPEDAEGCWNTALEGARAKGTRVIVEAFVTFESEITLLTVRSVSGTVFCPPIGHIQQDGDYVESWQPHQMSGAQLEEAEAIARKVTDQLGGYGIFGVELFLTADGVLFSEVSPRPHDTGMVTMITQDLSEFALHVRAILGFPLEAVRLLTPGASATLKTDGTGQAFAVTGIEEALALPRTQVRVFGKPEIRPGRRMAVTLSSAEDIEIARMTAKQAASKLQVEVYKDEQ, encoded by the coding sequence ATGTGGGGAGCTCCTTTATCAGCCCGGAGTAAAAAGCTGCTGCTGCTCGGCAGCGGTGAACTGGGTAAGGAAGTCATTATCGAAGCTCAGCGCCTTGGCGTAGAGACCGTAGCTGTGGATCGTTATGAAGCGGCACCCGCGATGGGTGTGGCCCACCGCTCTTATGTACTGGATATGCTGGATGCAGAGGCACTCAAGCAGCTTATCCGTACAGAGAAGCCCGATTTGATTGTACCGGAGATTGAAGCTATTGCTACCGGGGCGCTGGTAGAGCTGGAGGAAGAAGGGTTCCTCGTTGTCCCTACTGCCCGTGCTGCACGGCTGACCATGGACCGTGAAGGCATCCGCCGTCTGGCGGCAGAAGAGCTGGGACTGCCTACAGCGGCTTACCGGTTCGCTGACAGTCTGGATGAACTGCGCCAGGCAGTGTCGGAGCTGGGAACGCCTTGTGTGATTAAGCCGATCATGAGCTCATCAGGCAAAGGCCAGAGCGTGTGCAGAACACCAGAGGATGCGGAAGGCTGCTGGAATACGGCGCTTGAAGGCGCACGTGCGAAGGGGACACGCGTCATCGTGGAGGCTTTTGTTACATTTGAGAGTGAGATTACACTGCTTACCGTCCGTTCGGTTAGCGGAACTGTGTTCTGTCCGCCGATCGGCCACATCCAGCAGGATGGCGATTATGTAGAGTCCTGGCAGCCGCATCAGATGAGCGGGGCGCAGCTGGAAGAGGCTGAGGCCATCGCCCGGAAGGTTACCGATCAGCTTGGCGGTTATGGAATTTTTGGTGTGGAGCTGTTCCTCACCGCGGATGGGGTTCTGTTCAGTGAAGTGTCCCCCCGGCCGCATGACACAGGTATGGTTACAATGATTACGCAGGATTTGTCGGAATTTGCTCTGCATGTCAGAGCCATTCTTGGATTTCCGCTGGAAGCGGTACGTTTGTTGACACCGGGAGCTTCGGCCACCCTGAAGACTGATGGAACCGGACAAGCTTTTGCAGTGACCGGGATTGAAGAGGCATTGGCCCTTCCCCGCACGCAGGTCCGGGTATTCGGCAAGCCGGAGATCCGCCCAGGACGGCGGATGGCAGTAACACTCAGTTCAGCGGAAGATATTGAAATCGCGCGGATGACGGCCAAGCAGGCTGCGTCTAAGCTACAAGTGGAGGTATACAAGGATGAACAGTAG
- the nth gene encoding endonuclease III, giving the protein MKAAEVRHILDTIGGMFPDAHCELNHSNAFELTIAVLLSAQCTDATVNKVTEDLFQKYKAPIDYISVPLEELELDIRRIGLFRNKAKHIQNLCTILIEQYGGEVPQAHDLLVTLPGVGRKTANVVVSNAFGVPAIAVDTHVERVAKRLALAGWKDSVLEVEKKLMKAVPRDEWTLTHHRLIFFGRYHCKAQNPACQICPLLDVCREGKKRMKTAVIRKAKDHTKANQELEKKRMG; this is encoded by the coding sequence ATGAAAGCTGCAGAGGTCCGCCACATCCTGGACACTATCGGAGGCATGTTCCCTGATGCACATTGCGAGCTGAATCACAGCAACGCTTTTGAGCTTACCATTGCCGTGCTGCTCTCAGCCCAATGTACGGATGCAACAGTGAATAAGGTGACCGAGGACCTGTTTCAGAAGTACAAGGCTCCGATCGACTATATCTCAGTACCGCTGGAAGAGCTGGAGCTGGATATCCGGCGGATTGGTCTATTCCGCAATAAGGCCAAGCATATTCAGAACCTCTGCACCATCCTGATTGAGCAGTACGGGGGTGAAGTGCCGCAGGCCCATGATTTGCTGGTAACTCTGCCTGGTGTCGGACGCAAGACTGCGAATGTGGTCGTATCGAATGCGTTCGGAGTGCCGGCGATTGCCGTGGATACTCATGTGGAACGGGTAGCCAAACGGCTCGCACTTGCGGGCTGGAAAGATTCCGTGCTGGAAGTGGAGAAGAAGCTGATGAAGGCGGTGCCGCGTGACGAATGGACGCTGACGCATCACCGGCTAATCTTTTTCGGGCGATATCACTGTAAAGCTCAGAATCCCGCATGCCAGATCTGTCCGCTGCTGGATGTATGCCGGGAGGGCAAAAAACGTATGAAAACTGCTGTAATCAGGAAAGCTAAGGATCATACGAAAGCTAACCAAGAATTAGAGAAGAAGAGGATGGGATAG
- a CDS encoding GNAT family N-acetyltransferase encodes MNSSTQEQVLQIRKCGMNDLERVTALLREFGYPTTLSVMKERMEGMEHDPFHCTLVAELNNEVVGMIGLRQVKSYYKHADCITEITALIVSEELRGQGLGKRLVAAAEEWARHQGCCQLFLRSGNRVERAPAHAFYRHIGFEKTTGYRFNKALL; translated from the coding sequence ATGAACAGTAGTACTCAGGAGCAGGTACTGCAAATTCGCAAATGCGGCATGAATGATCTGGAGAGAGTGACAGCCCTTTTGCGTGAATTCGGCTATCCGACAACGCTTAGCGTGATGAAAGAGAGAATGGAAGGCATGGAGCATGATCCGTTCCACTGCACACTGGTCGCAGAGCTCAATAACGAAGTTGTGGGAATGATCGGTTTACGGCAGGTGAAGTCCTACTACAAGCATGCCGATTGTATTACGGAGATTACCGCGCTGATCGTATCTGAGGAGCTTAGAGGACAAGGCCTTGGCAAAAGACTCGTAGCTGCAGCGGAAGAATGGGCACGCCATCAGGGCTGCTGCCAGCTGTTCCTGCGGAGCGGCAACCGCGTTGAACGTGCACCTGCACATGCGTTTTACCGCCATATCGGCTTTGAAAAGACAACAGGCTACCGCTTCAACAAAGCCCTGCTATAA